From the Catharus ustulatus isolate bCatUst1 chromosome 31, bCatUst1.pri.v2, whole genome shotgun sequence genome, the window ggggggctctaGGGGCTGAGTTCTGGGGTTCCCTTAGGACTTTTGGgctttggggggctctggggctgatttctggggtgattttgggatttctggggagttttgggggttctgggaCTTTTGGGGGAGGctttgggggggctctggggctgggttttgggttcctggggggctttgggggttCTGGGTGCTGAGTTCTGGGGtttcctggggggatttggggctttggggggctctgggtgctgagttttggggtggttttgggattttggggagttttgggggttctgggaCTCTTTTGGGTGGctttgggggggctctgggggctgagTTTTGGGTTcttggggggctttgggggttCTGGGTGCTGAGttctggggtggttttgggacTTTTGGGCTTTagggggctctgggtgctgagttttggggtggttttgggacttttggggagcttttggggttctggggctTGGGGGGCTCTAAGTGCCGAGTTCTGGGGTGATTCTGGGGActttgggggctctgggggctgaattttgggttcttggggggctttgggggctctgggtgctgagttttggggttccctggggGGTTTTGGAACTTTGGGAACTCTgtgtgctcagttttgggggaGCTCTGGGCCTTGGGGTCTCTGGGTCTTTAGttctggggtgattttgggattttgggagagttttgggggttctgggaCTTTCGGGGTGGCTTTGGGGGGCTGTGGGATCTCAGAGCGCTCAGTTCTTGGGGTTCTCTGGGACTTTGGGGTGACTCtttaattttggggagggggtcttCCTGTGCTCACGGTcacattttggggtctctgtgtttggggtctctctattttggggtctctgtgtatttggggtctctctctATGCTCTCACCcccctcatttttggggtctgtgtgtatttggggtctctctgtggGTTCCCAACCCCCCTGTTTTGGGTCTCTCTCTATTTGGGGTGTCTCTGTTTTGAGGTCTCTGTGCTCTCAACCCCtatttttggggtctctatttggggtctctctttatttggggtctctctattttggggtctctctcaGTGCTCTCACCCCCCAATATTTGGGGTCTCTATATGGGGTCTCTCTGTATTTGGGGTGTCtctgttttggggtctctctgtaTTTGAGGTCTCTCTCtatttggggtctctctctgTTCTCACCCCCATTTttgtccccccctccccattttggggtctctctctgtgtatttggggtcactctgtgGGTTCCCATTcccccccattttggggtctctctctgttctctcaccccccatttttgggtctCTGTgtatttggggtctctctctatttggggtctctctgtgcTCTCACCCCCCCATTTTTGtgccccccctccccattttggggtctctctattttggggtctctctgtaTTTGGGGCCTCTCTGTGTATTTGAGGTCTGTGTATTTGGGGGTCTCTCTGTGTTTAGGGtctctctctgctctcaccccccgttttggggtctctctatTTTGGGATCTTTCTCtatttggggtctctctctgtgctctcaccacccccccccccccccattttgggatctctctgtatttggggtctctgtgtaTTTGAGGTCTCTCTCTGTATTTGGGGTCTCTGTTCTCATCCCCCATTTTtgtcccccccctccccattttagGATCTCTATTTGGGATCTCTGTgtatttggggtctctctctgTTCTCACCCCCATTTTtatctcccccctccccattttggggtccctctctGTGTATTTGGGGTCTCTATTTGGGGTCTGTGTgtatttggggtctctctctatttggggtctctctctgtatttggggtctctctctctgtgctctcacTCCCATTTttgttcccccctccccattttggaGTCTCTCTCTCTGTATTTGGGGTCTctatttggggtctctctgtaTTTGGGGTCTCTGTTTGGGATCTCTCTGTgtatttggggtctctctctctgttcccACCCCCATTTTgacctcccccctccccattttggggtctctgtgtatttggggtctctgtgtatttggggtctctctctcTGTATTTGGGGTCTCTCTATTTGGGGTCTCTGTTCTCATCCCCCATTTttgtccccccctccccattttggggtctctatTTGGGATCTCTCTGTATTTGAGGTCTCTCTCTGTGTTCTCACCCGCATTTTtatctcccccctccccattttgggatcTCTATTTGGGATCTCTGTgtatttggggtctctctctctgttcccACCCCCATTTTcatctcccccctccccattttggggtccctctctgtgtatttggggtctctctgtaTTTGGGGTCTCTATATTTGGGATCTCTGTGTATTTGGGATCTCTCTCTgtatttggggtctctctctgTTCTCACCCCCATTTTtatctcccccctccccattttggggtctctgtgtatttggggtctctgtgtaTTTGAGGTCTCTCTCTCTGTATTTGGGGTCTCTCTATTTGGGGTCTCTGTTCTCACCCCCATTTTcatctcccccctccccattttggggtccctctctGTGTATTTGGGGTCTCtatttggggtctctctctgtatatttggggtctctctctgTTCCCACCCCCATTTTcatctcccccctccccattttgcAGCCCCCTGGTGCTGGGGAACCTTTGGGATGTCACAGACCGGGACCTGGACCGCCTGGCTGAGGCTCTGCTGCGGGGGTGGctgggggggggtcctgggacccccctgctggcccagctggCCCAGGCCCGCCAAGCCCCCAGACTCAAATCGCTCATTGGAGCCGCCCCCGTGGCCTATGGGCTGCCAGTGAGTCTGTGCTGAGgggggctgggaccccagacccacctgggctgagcttgggggaccccagacccacctgggCTGAGCTTGGGGGACCCCCAGACTCACCTGGGCTGAGCTTTGGGGTCCCCTCAGTGCCCCCAGACTCACCTGGGCTGAGCTTTGGGGTCCCCTCAGTGCCCCCAGACTCACCTGGGCTGAGCTTTGGGGATCCCTTGGTCACCTGTGGGGACCCCAGACTCACCTGGGCTGAGCTtgggggaccccagacccacctgggCTGAGGGGTTGGGGTCCCTTTGTCACCTTTGGGGACCCCAGACTCACCTGGGCTGAGCTTTGGGGGTCCCTTTGTCACCtctggggaccccagacccacctgggCTGAGCTTGGGGGGTCCCTTTGTCATCtttggggaccccagacccacctgggctgagcttgggagaccccagacccacctgggctcagctttggggaccccagacccacctgggctgagctctggggacccccagacccacctgggCTGAGCTTGGGGGACCCCCAGACTCACCTGGGCTGAGGGTTTGCTCCCCCAGACTCACCTGGGCTGAGCTtgggggaccccagacccacctgggCTGAGCTTGGGGGTCCCTTTGTCACCTTTAGggtccccccagtgcccccagacccacctgggCTGAACTTTGGGgtctcccagtgtccccagactCACCCTTTAGGGTTCCTTTGTCACCTTTGGGGACCCCAGACTCACCTGGGCTCAGCTTTGGGGGTCCCCTTGTTAATTTTGGGATGCCCTCATATCCTGGAGTGAAGGTTTGGGGTCCTCTTTTTGCCTTTAGGGGGTTCCTGTCACCTTTGGGGTCTCCCCCATTGCCTGGAGTGAACTTTGGGGGGAGCCCcggttatttttggggtccccccgtTATTTataagggagaatttgggggaatttgggggtcccccATCACTTTTGGGATCCACTTGTGGCCTTTGGGGTCCCCCctttgtgattttgggggtccccaccCCCgcggggatttttggggtgtctggaggaggggaggggagggtttGAACTGccttaattttaataaaaattttaattaaatttttaaaaaatttatgttTATTTGCCTGTTTTGCAACAAtaaagctgctgcctctgcactgagctctgctgagtCTCTCTGGgcctccccaaatcctgtctGGACCCCTCCAAACCCCTCTAGACCCCCCAGAATTTCTCctggaccccccaaatctctcctGGACATCCCCAAGACCCTCTAGAgcccccccaaatttctcctggaccccccaaatctcttCTGGgcctccccaaatcctgcctgggtCCCCAGATCCTGCCTGGactccccaaaatttctcctggacccccccaaatctctcctGGACACCCCCAAGACCCTCTAGAGCCCCCCAGATTTTTCctggacccccccaaatctctcTGTGCCCCCTGCCTAATCCTTCCTGGACCCCCCAATTTTCTCCTGGACACCCCTAAATCCCTCCCGAACCTCCCTAAATCCCTCCcggacccccccaaatccctctagagcccccaaatttttcctggatccccccaaatttttcctggacccctccttttcctcccggccggcagggggcgctgtcTCGCTGTCCCATTTCCGGTCCTcccggccggcagggggcgctgtcTCGCTGTCCCATTTCCGGTCCTcccggccggcagggggcgctgtcTCTCTGCGCCATTTCCGGGTCCTCCCGaccggcagggggcgctgtcTCGCTGTCCCATTTCCGGTCCTCCCGGCCGGCAGGGGGTACTGTCTCACTGCACCATTTCCGGGTCCTcccggccggcagggggcgctgtcTCACTGTCCCGTCCCCCGGCTGAGGGCGGGCGGCTCAAGATGGCGCAGACCGTTAGtgtgggggagctggggctgcagcagctcgaGATGCTCAaggggcagctggagcaggtccGGGGAACTCGGAGGGACTTGGGaaaggggtttggggaagggctggggggtCGGGAGGAGCGAGGAGTCCTgtgggggggctgtggggggagtgtggctgcagcagggaggggctgggaagggtcctgaggggattctggggatttgggggtttggggggtcctgaggggattctggggatttggggggtcctggctGGGGCcgggtcctgaggggatttcgggggttttgggggtctgggggggttttgggggtctgagggttttttgtgggtCTGGAGGTTTTTTGAGGGTCCTGGCTGAGGCCGGGTCCTGAGGGGATCCcgagggttttgggggtctggggggatttggggtctgggggtcttttggggggtcctggctGAGGCCGGGccttggggggtttttggggtctgagggttttttgggggtctgggggttttttgggggtctgaaggtttttttggggtcctggcTGGGGTTGGGTCCTGAGGGGAtcccggggggtttgggggttttgggggtctggggggatttggggtctgaaggttttttggggtctgaaggttttttgggggtctgggggttttttgggggtcctggctggggctgggtcctgaggggatcccggggatttggggggttttgggggtctgggggttttttttgggtccTGGCTGGGGCCGGAccttggggggtttttggggtctgagggttttttgggggtctggggggttttgggggatctgagggatttttggggtctgagggtttttgggggtctgggggtttttgaGGGTCTGAGGGTTTTTGGGagtctgaggtttttttgggggtctgagggtttttttgggggtctgagggtttttttggggtcctggctggggctgggtcctgaggggatcccggggggtttgggggttttgggggtctggggggatttggggtctgagggttttttggggttctgaggggtttttgggggtctgagggtttttttggggtctgaggggttttgggagtccgagggttttttggggatctgagggtttttgggggtctggggggttttaggggtctgagggttttttgggggtctggggggttttaggggtctgagggttttttgagggtctgagggtttttttgggggtcctggctGAGGCCGGGccttgggggattttggggtctcagagcTCTAAAGGAGGGTCCCGAGGCCTGGGGTGGCTCaggaggggaatttgggggggtctgggggggtctctgcAGTTGGGGAGGCCCTGGCTGCCCCCCTGACTTgggatccccccaaatttcagttacaacccctccaaaaaaaaacgtttttctccctcctcatcTTTTTGGGACCATTCCCAACCCTGTGGGGGTCACCCCCCTTTAgaacccccagccccaaaaaaatcccaaatccaaaatcccTGGGGTTTCCCCCGAAATTCTGGGGgtctccccccaaaccccaggatcccccaaaccccaggaccccccaaattccccccacaGGAGGTGGAATTCCTGTCCTCATCCCTGGCCCAGCTCAAGATGGTGCAAACCAAATTCGTGGAGTCCAAGGAGTGCCTGAACGTTCTGCACAAGGGCAACGAGGGTgagggaccccccaaaaaaaaccccaaatcctccccaaaaaatcccctggGAGGGTTCCCCAGATCTTGATCAAAATCTGGAGGGAGCCCCCAAATTCCAATGgggagctggaaatgctgtggAACATCCCTGAGTTCTGGGGGAGCCCAAATTTTCATGGGAGggccccaaatcctccccaaaatctgtGGGGTCGCCCAAAATCTTgatgtggggaggggtcctaaatTATTATtgaacccccaaatcctgagGGGGGTTCAAAAGTTTGGGGAGGGTCCCCAAATCTTGAtgggagccccaaaatcctgaagGGGGGAGGAAAATTCTGAAggggggatccccaaatcctgatggGGGGAGGTGAATTCTGAGGggattccccaaatcctgatggGGATCCCCAAACCTGAGGggttccccaaatcctgaaggGGGGAGGTAAATTCTGAGGGGgatccccaaacccagggagaccccagagggattttggggtgtcctggagcTCTCCTGACCTCCCCCCCTTTTTCCACAGGGAAAGATCTCCTGGTGCCTCTCACCAGCTCTGtatccttttcctgctcctggaaccccccaaaatccatcctggggaGGGATCTgtgcccctccagccccacaccccCAATTTTCCATGATCCCCAGATGCAGGAgcacccccccccccagccctgtgccccccatttttcctgacCCCCCCAGATTTAGGAGTCCCCCCAGGTGTAGGAGCCCCCCCATTTTCCATGAccccccatccctgtgaccCCATTTTCCATAATCCCCTGTTTTCCCTGACCCCCCCCAGATTTAGGaccccccattttccctgtccccccagatttaggagcccccccagccccctgccccccaTTTTCCATGACCCCCTATCCCTGTGACCCCATTTTCCATGATCCCCTGTTTTCCATGACCCCCCAGTTTTAGGACCCCCTGTTTTCCctgacccccagccccctgccccccaTTTTCCCTGACCCCCCAGATTTAGGACCCCCTGTTTTCCCTGATCCCCCAGATTTAGCAGCCCCCCCCCAACCCTCTGTGccccccattttccctgctccccagccctttctaccccccattttccctgccCCTCAGCCCTGTACCCCAATTTTCCCTGTCCCCCACCCCATGCCCCCCATTTTCCCTGACCCCCCCCCAGATTTAGGACCCCCCATTTTCCCTGAccccccattttccctgctcccccagatttaggagcccccccagccctgtacccccattttccctgtcccccaccctgtgcccccaTTTTCCCTGACCCCACAGCTATAGGaccccccattttccctgtcccccagccctgtaCCCCCGTTTTCCCTGTCCCCCACCCTGTACCCCCATTTTCCCTGACCCCCCCCAGATGTACGTGCCTGGCAAGCTCCAGGACGTCCGCACGGTCCTGGTGGACGTCGGCACCGGTTACTACGTGGagaaggtggggagggggctgggggggctttgggggggaCTGGGACCCCCAAttccaccttccccaccccattcccaccccatttccccattcctgtTCTGTTTCCCCCATTCTCGTCCAttcctctccattttccccatttccatttcctctctgtccccattcccagtctaTTTACCCCGTTTcacatccccattcccatttccccatttctcattccccatccccattccccatccccatttcccctttcccatttccctttccccattctcattctccattcccatcccaattccccatttcccatccccatttccccattttccattcccCTTTCacatccccatttccctttcctgtttcccatttcccattcccatttcccattcccctattttcccattcccatttccccatttccccattttcattcctcattcccatccccattcccattccccattcccaattccccattcccatccccattcccttccccattccctttcccatccccattcccatccccatttcccatccccatctccccatttatttccccatttcctaTTCCCCTGttctcattcccatttccaatccccatttatttccccattccccatccctattcccattccccatccccatcccccttttcctcttcccatcccaattcccctttcccatttccccttcccatccccattcccatccccattcccatttcccatcccaattccccattccccaattccccattcctca encodes:
- the PFDN5 gene encoding prefoldin subunit 5, encoding MAQTVSVGELGLQQLEMLKGQLEQEVEFLSSSLAQLKMVQTKFVESKECLNVLHKGNEGKDLLVPLTSSMYVPGKLQDVRTVLVDVGTGYYVEKSADDARAFFKRKIEFLTRQMEKIQPALQEKHAMKQAVLEMMSQKLQQLTAPQGGPAGPKA